Within the Halarcobacter mediterraneus genome, the region ATCATTAACATATTTGATTGAATTTGACTTGCAAGAATATTGTCTCTTGCCATTTCTCTGTAGTGAGTAAATCCTTTTGATGATTTATTAATTCCTAATATACTATATACAGATACGATAGACAATAATATAATTATTGTTCCAAATGAAATTAAAAGTTTATTTTTAATTGTCATTTTAAATCCTTTTTCTATCAATGTAACATTGATAAATAATATTAATATTATAATAGTATTCCAACAAAATTTTATTTAAGCTTAAATAAAAATATATAATATTATTTATTTATAAGAAAGAAAGATTTGTCTCAAAATTTATTAATACTTTAGTAAGAAGAAGAAAAATGTCATACTAATGTCACATAAAAATCATATTATTACTTTATTACAATATTTATGAAGGAGACGTTATGTTAAGTAACAAAATGAAAATGTTACTACCTATTCTTGTAGCTATAGTTATTGCTCTTCTACCAACCCCAGAAGGTTTAAGTACAAATGCACACTATTTTTTTGCAGTATTTTTAGGTGTAATTGTAGGTTTGATTTTAGAACCAATTCCTGCTGCTTTAATAGGTTTAACAGGTGTAGCTTTTTGTGCAACTTTTGGTTTAGTAGGTGAGAGTGCAAAAGCTAGTAGAGATTGGGCATTAAGTGGTTTTTCAAATGGAGTTATCTGGTTGATTTTTGCGGCATTTATGTTTGCCTTAGGTTATAAAAAATCAGGTTTAGGTAAACGTATCGCTTTATTACTTGTAAAATATTTAGGAAAAACTTCATTAGGATTAGGTTATGCTGTGGCTTTTTCTGATGGTATTTTATCTCCTTTTATGCCTTCAAATACGGCAAGAAGTGCAGGTACAATTTTCCCAATAGCAATTAATATTCCTCAAATGTTTAATTCTACTCCTGAAAATGAACCAAGAAAATTGGGTGCATATATTTCTTGGGTTGCAATTGCAGCAACGTGCGTAACAAGTTCTATGTTTTTAACAGCACTTGCACCGAACTTACTTGCAGTTTCTTTAGTGGAAAAAAATGCAGGTATTGTAATTGAATGGGGACAATGGTTTTCAACTTTAGCAATAATAATGATTCCTTTATTTTTACTTATTCCTTATTTGTCATACTTAATTTATCCACCTGAACAAAAATATTCTCCTGAAGCACCAATTTGGGCAAAAGATGAATTAAAAAAAATGGGTTCAATTACAAAAAAAGAGTTACTAATGTTAGGTTTAGGTGTGCTTGCTCTTCTTATGTGGATTTTTGGAAAATCTATAGGTGTAAATAGTACAGTTGCTGCCTTAGCTGTATTATCTTTACTTGTATTAACAAATGTAATTTCATGGGAAGATGTTATTACTAATAAAGCTGCAATCAATGTATTCATTTGGTTTGCTACTTTAGTTGCAATGGCAAGTGGCTTGAAAAAAGTGGGATATTTAGATTGGGCAGCAGGTTTAATTTCAAATTGGTTAGGAGGACTAACCCCAACTGTAGTTATAATAGTTTTAGTTGTATTATTCTTTTTATTTCATTATTTATTTGCTAGTGTTACAGCACATGTTGTTGCTTTATTACCACTATTTTTAGGAATAGGTATGAATTTAATTCCAGCAGATATGGTTCCTTCTTTAGCTTTATTATTAGTTGGTTCTTTAGGTCTAATGGGAATTTTAACTCCTTATGCAACAGGACCATCACCTATTTGGTATGGAGCAGGATATATTTCTCAAGCGACTTGGTGGCTATTAGGTGCAATATTTGGAATAATTTTCCTTTCTGCACTAGTTCTTCTTGCATTCTTCATTATTTAAAAAGTAGCATCTTTTAAGATGCTACTTTTTATTTCTTTAATATTTTATGGAGATTCTTAATTGAAGATTTTACTTTTACAATCTGATAAAAAAGTATCAAAAGATATAAGAGATGTCCTAGAAAAAGAAAACTACAGTCTTGATGTTTTTTTTGATGGACAAGAAGCCTTAGAGTTTTTAAGTAATGGCTATAGTTGCTATATTTTAGATGCAGAAGCATCTTCTATAGATGGTTTATATTTATTAGAATTGATTAGATTAACAAACAAAAGTATTCCTATTATAATCACTTCAAATAATGATTTTGTAAAAATAAAAAAGGCTTATGATTTAGGTTGTTGTGATTGTTTAAAAAAACCTTTTTATCTTATTGAGTTAGTAAGTAAAGTAAAAAAACTATGTTGTATTAAATGTAGGTTTTTAGAGTTTGATGAAAACTTTAAATTTGATTTTATTAATTATGTTTTATATAAAGACAATAATGAAATTCAGTTAACAAAAAAAGAGATTTTATTTTTATCACTATTTTGTGAGAGACTTAATAAAGTAGCAACTTATGAAGAAATAACTGAGTATGTATGGGAAGGTGAACAAACAAACTTAACAAATATTAGAGCTATGATAAAAAGACTTAGAAAAAAATTACCAAAAGATAGTATAGAAATTATAAAAGGTTTGGGATATTCTTTAAGTAAAAAAGTTAAACTAATATAGATGAAATCTCATCTATATTAGTTAATATTTCTAATAGGTTTTACTTTTTTCTCTATAAATATAGCCCCAAAAGGGATTAAAGATAAAATAAAAAGTTGTAAAGTTAAACTATTTTCCCATTCATGTCTAATTTTTGCTTCAAATAAAGAAAGCATAAAAATAATAAATAAAACACCATGAGCCATACCTATGATTTTTACAGGCTGAGGATCTCCTCCAATATATTTTATAGGCATAGCAATAAGTACTAAGACTAGAAAAGAAAGGCCTTCAATGGCAGAAATAACTCTAAAACGTCCTAAAGCAGAATTTAACATATTTTTTCCTTCTTTTTTTATTAAATTATATTCTTTTAAAATTATAGCTACTTTAGAGTGTAAATTTAGTGTACTCTTTAAAATATAGGTTTTTTAAAATTTTAATTTGTTCATTTTGTAGGTAATTAAATTTAAATTCACACTCTTTTAGGTAATAAAAGAAGTTTTCATCATCTATTCCTTTATATTTTCTAAGATTTTTTTCTAAATATTTCCAAAAAATATTTAGAGGAGTAGAATAGGAATCTTTAGAAAAAATTCTATGCCATTTTAAATAGTTTTCAAAGGTTTTATTATCGTCTTCATTATTATATAGGGGGAGTTTTGGCATTAAAAGAGTATAAATTCTTTTATTTGAATAAAAACCTATGATATTGATTGCTTCATATAAAGATTTTTTCTTTTCTTTTTTTTGTTTATCATTAAAATAATAAAACTCTTCATATGAACTATTATCTTTTGGTAAAGATTGATAAGTTTCTTCTAAATAGTTTGAAATAAGTTTTCTAAAAAGGTTGTATCTATTTTTTATAGTACGATAATTAACATTTAAAAGCTTTGCACATTTATTTGCGCTTATTTGATTACAGAAAAATTCAATAACAGTAATATCTGTTTCAAATTTTTTTACAGAAAACTTTTTTTTACATGAAGAACATTTTTTATAATTGTTCTTTAAATGGTATAATTGTTTATTGTTACAATATGGGCATTTTTTTATCATATTTTATTTTACTATTTTTGTCCTAAAAGTACATAAGTAGTATAAGCTATTAGCTTGCTTTCAGCTTCTAGAAAATAAACTATAGTTTATATAAATGAACATTCATTAAATAAAGGAAAAACTATGTGTCAAGATTGCGGATGCTCAATAACAGACCATCATCATGAACATCATGGAGATTCAGACTCTCATCAATCAGCTCATGAAACCTTACATCATAACCCACAATTAAATGATAGTAAGACAATTTCAGTCATTAAAAAAATTTTAGATAAAAATGACCATGAAGCAGCTCATAATAGAGCACACTTTGATAAACATAATGTTTTAGGAGTTAATTTAATGTCAAGTCCTGGAAGTGGGAAAACAACTCTTTTAGAGCATTTATCTGAACTTACAAATTTTAAATTTGGTGTTGTAGAAGGTGATTTAGAAACAAATAAAGATGCTGATAGGTTAAAAGAAAAAGATATAAAAGCTGTACAAATTCAAACAGGTAGTGCCTGTCATTTAGATGCTTTTATGGTTCATAAAGGTTTGCATGATATGCCTTTAGAAGAACTAGATGTATGTTTTGTAGAAAATGTAGGAAATCTTGTATGTCCAGCTTCTTATGATGTTGGTACTCATTTAAATATCGTTCTTGTTTCTATTCCAGAAGGAGAAGATAAAATTGCAAAATATCCTGTTATGTTTCGAACAGCTGATTTAATATTATTTACAAAAACAGATCTTCTTCCATATTTTGAATATGATTTAGAAAAAGAAAAAGAAGTTGCAAGAAAGCTAAAACCAAATGTAGATATTTTAGAAGTATCAATAAAAGATAAAGATAGTTTACAAGCAGTTGTTGAGTGGATTAATTTTAAAAGAAAAATGAGATAATATGTGTTTATCAATACCATCAAAAATTACAAAAATAGATAAAGAAAATAATATAGCAACCGTTGATACAATGGGAGTAGAAAGACAAGCTTCTTTAGAACTAGTTGATCAGGCTGTGGAAGTTGGGGATTATGTACTTATTCATATTGGTTTTGCAATGAATAAAATAAATGAAGAAGATGCTTTAGCTTCTTTAGAGGTTTATAAAGAAATTATAGAAAAAATGGAAGAAGATGAACGTCGTCAGGCAATACTTGAAGATGAAGCCTGTCCCAATAAGGCTTAAGTTATGGAACAATTGAAGTTAAAAGACTTATATGATGGTTTTAGAAATCCTCAAACTATAAAGGCTTTAAAGAGACTACTTGACAAAGAAGCTAAAAAACTTAATACAAAAATAAATATTATGGAAGTTTGTGGGGGACATACCCATACTATTATGAAATATGGAATTAACCAATTGTTACCTGAGAATATTGAATTTATTCATGGTCCTGGTTGTCCTGTTTGTGTGATGCCAAAAGAAAGAATAGACCATGCTTATCTTTTAAGTTTACAAGAAAATGTAATTTTAGTAACATTAGGAGATATGATAAAAGTTCCAGGTAGTCGTGGAAGTTTGCAAGATGCAAGAAGTAAAGGTGCTGATGTAAGATTTGTTTACTCTCCTTTAGATACTATAAAAATTGCAAATGAGAATAAAGATAAAAAGATAATCTTTTTTGCAATAGGTTTTGAAACAACAACTCCAATGACTGCTGCACTTTTAGAACACGTTATAAAAAATAAAATAGACAATATCTATTTTCATATAAATCATATAACAGTTCCTGAACCTATGAGAGTATTATTAGATAATCAAGACTGTAAAATAGATGCTTTTATTGGACCTTCTCATGTTAGTGTAATTACAGGTTCAAAAATATATGAAGAGTTTGTAACAGAATACAATAAACCAGTAGTTGTAGCAGGTTTTGAACCAGTTGATGTGATGCAATCAATTTTGAGTTTAGTAAAACAGTTTAATGAAAATAAATGTGAACTGGAAATTGAATACTCAAGAGCAGTTTCATATGATGGGAATCTAGCAGCTCAAAAATTAAATGATAAATATTTTATAAAAGCAGAACATTTTAGATGGAGAGGATTAGGAGATATTCCAAATTCAGCTTTAAAATTAAAAGATGAATATGCTTTTTTAGATGCTGAATTAATCTATAAAGATATTTTACCAAATGAAGAAATAGATGATCATAAATTATGTATTTGTGGAGATATAATGCGTGGCGTTGCTAAACCAAATGATTGTAAGGTATTTGGGAAAGCCTGTAAACCAAGCTCACCTTTAGGCTCTTGTATGGTAAGTAGTGAAGGTGCTTGTAGTGCTTATTATAAATATGGGAATTTGTTATGAAAACAATTACATTAGCTCATGGTAATGGTGGGCAAGAAAATAATGAACTTATTTCAAAGATTTTTTATAAAGCTTTTGAAAATGAGATTTTAGCAAAAAGTGAAGATGCAGCAATTATTCAAGATGGAACTTTAGCTTTTTCAACAGATTCTTTTACTGTAAGTCCTATAGAATTTCCTGGGGCAGATATTGGTAAGTTAGCTGTTTGTGGTACTTGTAATGATTTAGCTATGATGGGAGCTAAGCCTAAATATCTTACTTGCTCAGTTATTATTGAAGAAGGTTTTGAAGTTGAAACTTTAAAAAGAATTGTTGCAAGTATGAAAAAAGAGCTTGAAGTAAATGGAGCTATTGTAGTAAGTGGAGATACAAAAGTAGTACCAAGAGGAAGTGTAGATAAAATATTTATAAATACAACTGGAATAGGGCAAATACAACAAAAAGGAATATCTTCAAACAACATTCAAGAAGAAGATATGATTTTAGTATCAAACTCAATAGGAAAACATGGGGCAACAATTTTTGCAAGCAGAGAAGGAATTGATTTTTCAACTTCTTTAAAATCTGATTGTGCGTCATTATGGCCAGTTGTAAAAAAGCTTATTGATAGTGGTATAAAAATAAGAGCCTTAAGAGATGCAACAAGAGGTGGAGTTAGTGCTGTTTTGAACGAATGGGCAAAGCAATCAAATATTTGTATTGAAATTGAAGAAGAGAAAATCCCAGTTTGTGATGAGGTTAATGGGATTTGCGAACTTTTAGGTTTTGAGGCTTTAAGTTTAGCAAATGAAGGAACTTTTGTAATGGCAATATCAAAAGATGAAGTTCAAAAAGCTTTAAAAGTTTTAAAAGAAATTGATACTTCAAAAGAAGCTCAGATTATAGGAAAAGCAAGTACTTTACATCGAGAAAAAGTTGTATTAAATACTGCTTGGGGTACACAAAGATTTATTGATTTACCAACAGGTGAGTTATTGCCAAGGATTTGTTAATATGCATGAATATAGTATTGTACAGTCCCTTTTAGAGTCTTGCGAGGAACACGCTAGACAAAATGATTCAACAAATGTCACAAAAGTTGTAGTAAAAATTGGAGTTTTAAGTGGAGTAGAACCAGATTTACTTCAAACTGCATTTGATACTTTCAAAGAGAAAACTGTCTGTGAAAATGCTAAATTTATAATAAATCATCAAAAAGTTGTAATAAGTTGCTTATCCTGTAATACAGACTCAACTTTAGAAAAAAATGAATTCTCTTGCCCTAAATGTAATTCAACTCAAGTTAAGGTAATAGATGGGGAAGATATGTTTTTGATGAGTTTGGAAATGAATTAATTAAAAATTATTTTTTTGTAATTTATATATAATTAAATTAGAATTATTGCTAATTTATGATAATCTTTTAATCAAATTTTTTAAAGAGAGAAAATGAAAAGGTTATTAGTCTTATTTTTTTTATTTGATTTTTATTTATTATTTGCAGAAGAAATAAAAATTGGGGCAATAATGCCAATGTCAGGTCCTTTGTCAATCTATGGGAAGGATACAAACAAAGGTGTCTCATTAGCTTATAATTTACAAAGTACTTTAAAAAATGGAAATAAAATAAAACTAATTTTAATTGATAATAAAGGTTTTAAAGAGGAGACAAGAAAAGCTGCTTTAAAACTTATAAAAGATGAAAAAGTTGTTGCTATATTAGGGGCATTAACTTCAACAAATAGTGAAGAAACCATAAAAATAGCTAACAAATATAAAACCCCAGTTATAATCCCTGTTGCAACAAATGATAATCTAATAAATTTAAGTGAATATGCAAGTAGGGTATGCTTTTCTGATTCTTTTCAAGGAGAAGTTATTGCTAATTATGCAATAAGACAAAATTATAAAACAGCTATTGTTGTAGTAGATAAAGCACAGGTTTATTCTTTTGGTTTATCAAATTCTTTTAAAAAAATTTTTGAAAAAAAAGAAGGGAAATTATTAAAAAAAATAGAAATTGAATCAGGAAATAAAGATTTTAATAAACTTATAACAGATATAAAAAAATTAAGTCCCGATTTTATTTTTTTACCTCTATATCATCCAGAAGCTTCAATCATTGCAAGAGAATTAAAAAAAGAGAATATTCAAATACCTCTTTTTTCAGGAGATGGAGTGGCAAATGAAACTTTTATAAAATTAGGTAAAGATGCTGTTGAAGGATATATGTTCACTGATTTTTTTGATTATAAACATCCTACTTCTAAAAAGGCAAAGGATTTTATTTCATATTATCAAGAAACTACAAAAAAAGAAGAAGTTAATTCTTTTACTGTTTTAGGAGCTGATGCATATAATATTCTTATTAATGCAATAAATAAATGTTTAAATCCTAAAGATAAAGCCTGTATTAATAGAGAAATAAAAAATACAATAAACTTTGATGGTTTCTCAGGTCAAATTACTATTGATTCTTCTGGAAATGCTAACAGATCGGCAGTAATTAAACAGATTAAAGATAAAAAAATGATTTATAAGGATATTGTAAATCCCTAGATTTGAAAATTCACATTAAGTACACAAAGTATTTAATTATTATTAACCTTAGTTGATTAAAATTATAAAATATATTAAAAAATAGGATAGAAATGCTTTTAATGAAATTAGAACCAAGAGAAAAATTTTCATTTTTACAATTAGCACATTATTTAGCAAGAGTTGATAATGATTATGGAAAGAAAGAACAAGAAGTTATTTTAGAATATTGTGCAGAAATGGGTATTGAAAATGATGATACTTTTATTTTAGAAGATTTTGATTTAGAAAAAACTTTAAGTGATTTTAGAAGTAATAAGAGTAAAAAAATAGTTTTATTAGAGTTGATGATTCTTATTCATGCTGATGATAAATTTGATTTTGAAGAGAGAAATTTAATATTAAAAATAAATAAGCTTTTTAATTTTTCTCAAAAAGATTTAGAGTTTTATTCTCAATGGGGGAAAGCAGTAGCTGCTTTATATACCCAAGGGAAGCTTTTTATAGATGATATAAATTAATTTAAATAAATTAATTGGAAAAATAGGATAAAATATTTTCATGGAAATCATCAATATATTAAATAAAAAAATTGAAAAGCTTGTGCATGAGTATGAGCTTATTAAAAAAGAAAATGAATTATTAAAAAGAGACCTTGATGATTTAAAGAATAAAAATGATGCCTTGGAAAGAAATAATCAAGACATGCTTTTAAAAATTGATAGTACTTTAACATTTGTTGAGGCAAAGAGTGGTGGAAAATAAAGTGACTTTTCATATAAATAATATGGCATATACTATAAATATAGATGATAAATTAA harbors:
- a CDS encoding DUF3817 domain-containing protein; the encoded protein is MLKSTLNLHSKVAIILKEYNLIKKEGKNMLNSALGRFRVISAIEGLSFLVLVLIAMPIKYIGGDPQPVKIIGMAHGVLFIIFMLSLFEAKIRHEWENSLTLQLFILSLIPFGAIFIEKKVKPIRNIN
- the hypE gene encoding hydrogenase expression/formation protein HypE is translated as MKTITLAHGNGGQENNELISKIFYKAFENEILAKSEDAAIIQDGTLAFSTDSFTVSPIEFPGADIGKLAVCGTCNDLAMMGAKPKYLTCSVIIEEGFEVETLKRIVASMKKELEVNGAIVVSGDTKVVPRGSVDKIFINTTGIGQIQQKGISSNNIQEEDMILVSNSIGKHGATIFASREGIDFSTSLKSDCASLWPVVKKLIDSGIKIRALRDATRGGVSAVLNEWAKQSNICIEIEEEKIPVCDEVNGICELLGFEALSLANEGTFVMAISKDEVQKALKVLKEIDTSKEAQIIGKASTLHREKVVLNTAWGTQRFIDLPTGELLPRIC
- a CDS encoding TerB family tellurite resistance protein, coding for MLLMKLEPREKFSFLQLAHYLARVDNDYGKKEQEVILEYCAEMGIENDDTFILEDFDLEKTLSDFRSNKSKKIVLLELMILIHADDKFDFEERNLILKINKLFNFSQKDLEFYSQWGKAVAALYTQGKLFIDDIN
- the hypB gene encoding hydrogenase nickel incorporation protein HypB yields the protein MCQDCGCSITDHHHEHHGDSDSHQSAHETLHHNPQLNDSKTISVIKKILDKNDHEAAHNRAHFDKHNVLGVNLMSSPGSGKTTLLEHLSELTNFKFGVVEGDLETNKDADRLKEKDIKAVQIQTGSACHLDAFMVHKGLHDMPLEELDVCFVENVGNLVCPASYDVGTHLNIVLVSIPEGEDKIAKYPVMFRTADLILFTKTDLLPYFEYDLEKEKEVARKLKPNVDILEVSIKDKDSLQAVVEWINFKRKMR
- a CDS encoding DASS family sodium-coupled anion symporter; the encoded protein is MLSNKMKMLLPILVAIVIALLPTPEGLSTNAHYFFAVFLGVIVGLILEPIPAALIGLTGVAFCATFGLVGESAKASRDWALSGFSNGVIWLIFAAFMFALGYKKSGLGKRIALLLVKYLGKTSLGLGYAVAFSDGILSPFMPSNTARSAGTIFPIAINIPQMFNSTPENEPRKLGAYISWVAIAATCVTSSMFLTALAPNLLAVSLVEKNAGIVIEWGQWFSTLAIIMIPLFLLIPYLSYLIYPPEQKYSPEAPIWAKDELKKMGSITKKELLMLGLGVLALLMWIFGKSIGVNSTVAALAVLSLLVLTNVISWEDVITNKAAINVFIWFATLVAMASGLKKVGYLDWAAGLISNWLGGLTPTVVIIVLVVLFFLFHYLFASVTAHVVALLPLFLGIGMNLIPADMVPSLALLLVGSLGLMGILTPYATGPSPIWYGAGYISQATWWLLGAIFGIIFLSALVLLAFFII
- a CDS encoding response regulator transcription factor gives rise to the protein MKILLLQSDKKVSKDIRDVLEKENYSLDVFFDGQEALEFLSNGYSCYILDAEASSIDGLYLLELIRLTNKSIPIIITSNNDFVKIKKAYDLGCCDCLKKPFYLIELVSKVKKLCCIKCRFLEFDENFKFDFINYVLYKDNNEIQLTKKEILFLSLFCERLNKVATYEEITEYVWEGEQTNLTNIRAMIKRLRKKLPKDSIEIIKGLGYSLSKKVKLI
- the hypA gene encoding hydrogenase/urease nickel incorporation protein HypA, which encodes MHEYSIVQSLLESCEEHARQNDSTNVTKVVVKIGVLSGVEPDLLQTAFDTFKEKTVCENAKFIINHQKVVISCLSCNTDSTLEKNEFSCPKCNSTQVKVIDGEDMFLMSLEMN
- the hypD gene encoding hydrogenase formation protein HypD is translated as MEQLKLKDLYDGFRNPQTIKALKRLLDKEAKKLNTKINIMEVCGGHTHTIMKYGINQLLPENIEFIHGPGCPVCVMPKERIDHAYLLSLQENVILVTLGDMIKVPGSRGSLQDARSKGADVRFVYSPLDTIKIANENKDKKIIFFAIGFETTTPMTAALLEHVIKNKIDNIYFHINHITVPEPMRVLLDNQDCKIDAFIGPSHVSVITGSKIYEEFVTEYNKPVVVAGFEPVDVMQSILSLVKQFNENKCELEIEYSRAVSYDGNLAAQKLNDKYFIKAEHFRWRGLGDIPNSALKLKDEYAFLDAELIYKDILPNEEIDDHKLCICGDIMRGVAKPNDCKVFGKACKPSSPLGSCMVSSEGACSAYYKYGNLL
- a CDS encoding ABC transporter substrate-binding protein, whose amino-acid sequence is MKRLLVLFFLFDFYLLFAEEIKIGAIMPMSGPLSIYGKDTNKGVSLAYNLQSTLKNGNKIKLILIDNKGFKEETRKAALKLIKDEKVVAILGALTSTNSEETIKIANKYKTPVIIPVATNDNLINLSEYASRVCFSDSFQGEVIANYAIRQNYKTAIVVVDKAQVYSFGLSNSFKKIFEKKEGKLLKKIEIESGNKDFNKLITDIKKLSPDFIFLPLYHPEASIIARELKKENIQIPLFSGDGVANETFIKLGKDAVEGYMFTDFFDYKHPTSKKAKDFISYYQETTKKEEVNSFTVLGADAYNILINAINKCLNPKDKACINREIKNTINFDGFSGQITIDSSGNANRSAVIKQIKDKKMIYKDIVNP
- a CDS encoding HypC/HybG/HupF family hydrogenase formation chaperone, with the protein product MCLSIPSKITKIDKENNIATVDTMGVERQASLELVDQAVEVGDYVLIHIGFAMNKINEEDALASLEVYKEIIEKMEEDERRQAILEDEACPNKA